The Pochonia chlamydosporia 170 chromosome 1, whole genome shotgun sequence genome window below encodes:
- a CDS encoding alanine racemase domain-containing protein (similar to Metarhizium robertsii ARSEF 23 XP_007818516.1), protein MSSVELYPTSPKNVLSQYIGKSIRDVPTPAAVINVAAIRRNCERMLQTCDKLGLDWRAHVKTHKTVEVTEFQVGNDAKRPVNLIVSTLAEAEFLLPRLKEYRSQGRQVNVLYGLPIPQNAMSRLAAVAKALGEGSVSILLDDPAQIPIISNFQSLSGVVPHAHIKIDMGGKRAGVEAQSARFLELADVALEAHSQGKIRLSGLYSHAGHSYGGDSRAAAIKMMRAEISAMLEGADRLTSRAAEKSVANLPPLVVSAGASPTSLAVQNLVTTSEEAQETIPGELKSEVQALSDLFGTVRGKGHLVEIHAGVYPTLDLQQLAAHSISASRLSWGDIALTVLAEVHSNYPGRGANGTPEALIGSGGIALARETCKAYEGMAMMTPWGRKDVGLPTCDVEDFRGWIVGRFSQEHGILTWRSGSAKTEPVQPDQELPKVGEKVRLWPNHACITSSHFGWYFVVDEDETGKEDVIVDIWIKCRGW, encoded by the exons ATGTCATCCGTTGAGCTTTACCCCACCTCTCCAAAGAATGTGCTGTCACAGTACATTGGCAAGTCAATTCGTGATGTGCCAACTCCTGCTGCTGTGATCAATGTCGCAGCAATCAGACGGAACTGCGAGCGAATGTTGCAGACCTGCGATAAGCTCGGCCTGGACTGGAGAGCTCATGTGAAAACACACAAG ACTGTGGAAGTGACGGAATTCCAAGTTGGAAATGATGCGAAGCGACCTGTCAATCTCATCGTCTCGACCCTGGCTGAGGCAGAGTTTCTCTTGCCCAGACTGAAGGAGTACAGAAGCCAAGGAAGACAAGTCAAT GTGTTATACGGTCTTCCCATTCCGCAGAACGCCATGTCGCGCTTGGCAGCGGTTGCCAAAGCCTTGGGAGAAGGCAGTGTCTCGATACTTCTCGACGATCCCGCTCAAattcccatcatctccaatTTCCAGAGCTTGTCCGGCGTAGTTCCTCACGCACACATTAAAATCGACATGGGCGGCAAACGTGCTGGTGTAGAGGCACAGAGTGCGCGCTTCCTAGAATTGGCAGATGTAGCACTGGAAGCACACAGCCAGGGCAAGATCAGGCTTTCTGGCCTCTACTCTCATGCTGGACATTCATATGGCGGTGACAGTCGGGCGGCAGCTATCAAGATGATGCGAGCGGAAATCAGCGCCATGCTCGAAGGGGCGGATCGATTGACGTCGAGGGCAGCTGAAAAATCGGTCGCGAATCTGCCTcctttggtggtgtctgCTGGAGCTTCACCGACGTCCCTGGCGGTTCAGAACTTGGTCACCACTTCTGAGGAAGCACAAGAGACTATTCCAGGCGAGCTTAAGTCGGAGGTCCAAGCACTGTCAGATCTCTTTGGTACTGTAAGGGGTAAAGGCCATCTTGTTGAAATTCATGCTGGCGTGTACCCTACGCTGGATTTGCAGCAATTGGCAGCCCATAGCATTTCTGCTTCCAGATTGTCTTGGGGAGACATTGCCCTGACGGTACTGGCAGAAGTACACAGCAATTACCCCGGACGAGGTGCAAACGGGACCCCGGAGGCTCTAATTGGCTCTGGTGGTATCGCACTGGCCAGAGAAACATGCAAGGCCTACGAGGGCATGGCAATGATGACCCCTTGGGGCAGAAAGGATGTTGGCTTGCCAACTTGCGACGTTGAAGATTTTCGTGGCTGGATAGTTGGCCGTTTCTCTCAAGAACATGGTATCTTGACGTGGAGGTCAGGAAGTGCCAAGACTGAGCCGGTGCAGCCAGACCAGGAGCTACCCAAAGTTGGCGAAAAGGTCCGGCTTTGGCCCAACCATGCATGCATTACTAGCAGTCACTTTGGCTGGTACTTTGTAgtggacgaggatgagacTGGCAAAGAGGatgtcattgtcgacatCTGGATCAAGTGCAGGGGTTGGTAA
- a CDS encoding fungal transcriptional regulatory protein (similar to Cordyceps militaris CM01 XP_006670150.1) codes for MPKTTIPASNTRRQRSTRSVTGCLTCRRRKVKCTSRTTPCDPCRRLGLSCDSPLDQNFKSWTSKRDSRGASSPAGNSNSPAQISSVREVATTDVEHGGLTASGHNPGNLTADETRGGLHHDTSGTDLSFNLLDFIFSDLATEIAPMDFNQTSSADSFFNIDWTTQRSHETQSAQEDPQENEDSDLAMPGLPADSLHRQANPGLTIAAASQTDRIGNNTMFRVPEWLSTKKSIWTCFHYLINSAQAVPNSPLCHAILGWAYAYLAHLNAGPDGPRAEHYGTASAAIRILSQDLSGNAVPSQSLWHGTSRSDLLSLYASSTFFLCQHDLMTGDFDSFIDRLRDAKQIFTRMWAEGTTAGPVECRIFIWLAFLELRFYFLGGEALVDVGAEKDFMTILMELKALPLLRRRRTQNSILSECFGNGLPQEENEEDLRKDRCRAKFDELMFYLAKCRSFEVWDKRFREQYEAGDEMVRELRQAKVEALEADLRRLQAECELAFPSSQSSCLKNGAIDSATFHKLTVDALRSCTYIMFKRTVDLDTRVNSQCQAAVSDIVRIARLLRSTKFLRSPRSTIWPLPIFVAGIEATDGVYQDWILQYMKELNPWGAHVERSTELLERIMTQQETTGHRVKLTELGKLVQKSNVLL; via the exons ATGCCAAAAACCACAATACCAGCATCAAACACTAGGCGGCAACGTTCCACTCGATCAGTGACTGGGTGTTTAACATGCCGTCGCCGCAAGGTGAAATGTACGTCCCGAACGACGCCTTGTGACCCTTGCCGTCGACTTGGCCTTTCATGCGACTCTCCTTTGGACCAGAATTTCAAGTCGTGGACGAGCAAAAGAGACAGCCGAGGTGCCTCTTCGCCAGCTGGGAACTCCAACAGCCCGGCACAAATCTCGTCGGTACGAGAAGTAGCCACGACTGACGTGGAACATGGTGGTTTGACGGCATCGGGGCACAATCCCGGAAACTTAACCGCTGATGAAACGAGGGGAGGTTTACATCATGATACCTCTGGGACGGACTTGTCGTTTAATTTGCTggacttcatcttctccgACCTTGCCACCGAGATTGCACCTATGGActtcaaccagaccagcagTGCAGACTCCTttttcaatattgattgGACGACGCAACGAAGTCATGAAACCCAGAGCGCCCAGGAAGATCCGCAGGAAAACGAGGACAGCGATCTCGCAATGCCAGGACTACCCGCAGACTCGTTGCATCGACAAGCAAATCCAGGACTAACTATAGCCGCGGCTTCCCAAACGGACAGAATAGGCAACAATACCATGTTCCGCGTCCCTGAATGGTTATCTACTAAGAAATCGATTTGGACGTGTTTCCATTACTTGATCAATTCTGCCCAGGCAGTCCCGAATTCGCCTCTTTGCCACGCTATCCTCGGCTGGGCGTATGCTTACTTGGCTCATTTGAACGCTGGCCCTGATGGACCGAGAGCAGAGCATTATGGAACGGCATCAGCAGCTATTCGTATTTTGTCACAAGATTTGTCCGGAAATGCCGTACCCAGTCAGTCCTTGTGGCACGGTACGAGTAGGTCGGATCTATTGTCATTATATGCGTCCAGCACATTCTTTCTATGTCAACATGATCTCATGACTGGTGATTTTGATTCATTCATCGACAGATTGCGAGATGCCAAGCAAATATTCACCCGGATGTGGGCAGAGGGCACTACTGCGGGACCTGTCGAATGCCGCATTTTCATTTGGCTAGCTTTCTTGGAGTTGAGATTCTACTTCTTGGGAGGGGAGGCGCTTGTGGATGTTGGCGCAGAGAAAGATTTCATGACTATTCTCATGGAACTGAAGGCACTGCCGCTTCTTCGTCGACGTCGGACGCAAAATTCAATTCTCAGCGAATGTTTTGGAAACGGACTACCAcaagaagagaatgaagaGGACTTGCGAAAAGACCGATGCCGCGCCAAGTTTGACGAATTGATGTTTTACTTAGCAAAGTGCCGAAGTTTCGAGGTCTGGGACAAAAGATTCAGGGAGCAATATGAAGCCGGGGACGAGATGGTTCGGGAGCTTCGCCAGGCAAAGGTAGAAGCGCTCGAGGCCGATTTGCGCAGGCTTCAAGCA GAATGCGAGCTGGCTTTTCCATCGTCGCAGAGCAGCTGCCTCAAAAATGGTGCTATTGACAGCGCTACTTTTCACAAGCTCACTGTTGATGCTTTACGCTCTTGCACTTACATTATGTTCAAGCGAACTGTGGATCTCGACACGCGGGTGAActcacaatgccaagctGCAGTATCAGATATTGTACGCATCGCACGTCTGCTTCGCAGCACGAAATTTCTCCGCTCTCCCAGATCTACTATTTGGCCGCTTCCCATATTTGTCGCTGGAATAGAAGCTACTGATGGCGTGTATCAGGATTGGATACTCCAATACATGAAAGAATTGAATCCCTGGGGAGCTCACGTAGAAAGAAGCACGGAGCTACTGGAGCGCATCATGACACAACAGGAAACTACAGGTCACAGGGTGAAGCTGACGGAACTTGGCAAACTTGTACAAAAATCTAATGTTCTATTATAA
- a CDS encoding pantothenate transporter (similar to Aspergillus flavus NRRL3357 XP_002373851.1), translating into MATKETSHHVEDEGLEKVVGTIGKDQDDAGAFIAQTGGVFEYSAKEANIVRWKLDLILLPMMTITYLLSFMDKVALGQASIFGIMEGDVSFPAFLNREEDIDTNVIQHLTGQEYSWASAIFYFGYLIAQYPCSILMQKMPIGKYFGVMIVLWGVATTCQAATNSFATLATCRFFLGAFETCISPVLTILVGQYWTRKEHPMRAVAWWAGAGIGGFVADGITYSVSGGAWTHSKYSTWQLVFLVFGPISIAWGVFIFFAMPTSPMTAWFLTEREREIAVLRVIQNHTGIENRRYKTYQAREALLDPQVWMLCANSFLQCIPGGGLTAFGKIVITGLGYSDRDAVIMSYPCDAVQLTSVVVSGVLAQAIPNIRIALMIVTNIIVLIGSVLVEELPVSKTLGPMFILYVNTVPYIMCMSLVASNIGGFTKKATTGVMMFMSYSVGQIVAPHFFLASEKPRYPTGFRAFYISLALMIVVEILMIVYLKIQNRKKEQAAAESAASGVASSTDFMDLTDKEHPEFRYVF; encoded by the exons atggccaccaaagAAACGTCTCAccatgttgaggatgaagggCTGGAGAAGGTGGTCGGTACTATTGGGAAGGACCAAGATGATGCGGGTGCTTTTATTGCTCAGACGGGAGGAGTGTTTGAGTACTCCGCCAAGGAAGCTAATATTGTTCGATGGAAATTGGATCTGATATTGCTGCCGATG ATGACCATTACATATCTTTTGTCCTTTATGGATAAAGTAGCTCTTGGACAGGCTTCTATTTTTGGTATCATGGAAGGAGATGTGAGTTTTCCTGCATTTCTCAATCGCGAAGAAGATATTGACACGAATGTAATTCAGCACCTCACCGGGCAAGAGTATTCGTGGGCCAGCGCAATCTTTTACTTTGGCTACTTGATCGCCCAGTACCCATGTTCCATTCTTATGCAGAAGATGCCTATTGGCAAGTATTTCGGAGTCATGATTGTCCTCTGGGGCGTCGCAACAACCTGCCAAGCTGCCACCAACTCGTTTGCCACACTGGCAACGTGTCGATTTTTCCTTGGTGCATTTGAGACGTGTATCTCACCTGTTTTGACTATTCTCGTCGGACAGTACTGGACGAGAAAGGAGCATCCCATGCGTGCTGTGGCGTGGTgggctggtgctggtattGGAGGGTTCGTCGCCGATGGGATCACTTATTCGGTCTCTGGCGGTGCTTGGACACATAGCAAATATTCGACGTGGCAG CTTGTGTTTCTCGTATTTGGTCCCATCTCGATTGCTTGGGGAGTATTCATTTTCTTTGCGATGCCCACTTCACCTATGACGGCTTGGTTCTTGACTGAGCGAGAAAGGGAGATTGCTGTTCTCAGG GTCATTCAAAACCACACTGGTATTGAGAATCGACGATACAAGACGTATCAAGCTAGAGAGGCTCTTCTCGACCCTCAGGTCTGGATGCTCTGTGCAAACAGTTTCCTGCAGTGCATTCCTGGTGGCGGTCTTACTGCT TTTGGGAAAATCGTAATTACTGGTCTTGGATATTCCGATAGGGATGCCGTCATCATGTCGTATCCCTGTGACGCCGTTCAACTTACCTCTGTGGTGGTATCTGGTGTACTGGCACAGGCTATTCCCAACATTCGAATTGCCTTGATGATTGTGACTAATATCATTGTGCTCATTGGAAGCGTTTTGGTAGAGG AATTACCCGTTTCGAAAACGCTAGGTCCCATGTTCA TTTTATATGTCAACACCGTTCCCTACATCATGTGTATGAGTCTTGTGGCCTCCAATATTGGTGGCTTTACTAAAAAGGCTACAACGGGG GTCATGATGTTCATGTCTTATAGTGTTGGCCAGATCGTCGCGCCGCACTTCTTCCTCGCGAGCGAAAAGCCGAGATACCCGACTGGATTTCGAGCATTCTACATTAGTCTGGCGCTCATGATTGTTGTTGAAATATTAATGAT TGTCTATTTGAAGATACAGAATCGCAAGAAGgagcaagctgctgctgagtCGGCTGCGTCTGGTGTTGCGTCGTCTACGGATTTTATGGACTTGACGGACAAGGAGCATCCCGAGTTTCGATATGTATTTTGA
- a CDS encoding peptidase C45 acyl-coenzyme A:6-aminopenicillanic acid acyl-transferase (similar to Cordyceps militaris CM01 XP_006670149.1), with amino-acid sequence MAITREAPSIYQHVVARGPPYERGVAHGQQAATKVRANVEYYKTPGKLASLETMQRIIKNIYIPNIKAHYPSGLEEMQGIADGAGVSLEDIVLLNARYDLARLNEPDETDQPVTNGTNGHHQDDYANECTSAFFLEQATKSGDVYNLQNWDMSARLWRDDCIIYLEIHPDPSEAKPSLFLVTEAGQLGRSGMNSLGVGVTANSLMSTEDYTPRVGDTSKPVLPISLLRRMVLEAAHFAEVCTTIYNFPRHVSNNLTIATSEGFGVCFEITPSREYKVYSNIDDQYLIHSNHFTDTAFLARSDVSDRYPGGSSWFRRQRLEQGIRPYRHGLITPELLRRCLSDHLGFPEALCCHPDPSPDTIIGGLPGYPFRSASATVASVMYNLSQRKITVCKGPPCKGVFQTFALEGPQSLAGLGPGGKILTDKQRPETP; translated from the exons ATGGCAATCACTCGAGAAGCCCCATCCATCTACCAACATGTCGTCGCCAGAGGGCCACCATATGAGCGCGGAGTtgcccatggccaacaagccGCAACCAAAGTGCGAGCCAACGTTGAGTACTACAAAACTCCCGGCAAACTAGCAAGCCT TGAAACCATGCAAAGAATCATCAAAAACATCTACATCCCAAACATAAAAGCTCACTACCCATCTGGCTTAGAAGAAATGCAAGGCATCGCAGACGGAGCAGGAGTATCTCTCGAAGACATTGTCCTCCTCAACGCACGATATGATCTCGCTCGTCTCAACGAGCCGGATGAAACTGACCAGCCTGTAACCAACGGCACGAATGGTCACCATCAAGATGACTACGCCAACGAGTGCACCAGCGCCTTCTTCCTAGAGCAAGCCACCAAGTCAGGGGATGTGTACAATCTCCAAAACTGGGACATGTCAGCCCGTCTCTGGAGGGACGACTGCATCATCTACCTTGAGATTCACCCTGATCCAAGTGAAGCAAAGCCCTCACTCTTCCTAGTTACCGAAGCCGGGCAACTGGGACGCTCAGGCATGAATTCTCTAGGTGTAGGCGTCACGGCAAACTCCCTCATGTCCACAGAGGACTATACCCCCAGGGTTGGTGACACTTCCAAGCCTGTATTGCCCATCTCTCTTCTGAGACGAATGGTCTTGGAAGCAGCTCACTTCGCAGAAGTGTGTACAACTATCTACAACTTCCCCCGACATGTTtccaacaacctcaccatTGCTACAAGCGAAggatttggtgtttgcttcGAAATAACTCCCTCCAGGGAATATAAGGTGTACAGCAACATAGATGACCAATATTTAATCCACTCTAACCACTTCACCGACACGGCTTTCCTGGCCCGTTCGGATGTCAGCGATCGCTATCCCGGGGGAAGCAGCTGGTTCAGACGACAGAGACTGGAGCAAGGCATTCGGCCTTATAGGCATGGACTCATAACTCCTGAACTTCTGAGGAGGTGCTTGTCGGACCATCTCGGCTTCCCTGAGGCGCTGTGCTGCCATCCTGATCCTTCGCCAGACACCATCATCGGTGGCTTGCCGGGGTACCCTTTCCGCAGCGCCTCTGCTACAGTTGCGTCTGTCATGTACAATCTCTCGCAGCGCAAAATTACAGTTTGCAAGGGGCCTCCATGTAAGGGTGTCTTCCAGACATTCGCACTTGAGGGACCGCAGTCCCTGGCTGGTCTCGGGCCAGGAGGCAAAATATTAACAGACAAGCAGAGACCCGAGACGCCATGA
- a CDS encoding endoribonuclease L-PSP (similar to Metarhizium robertsii ARSEF 23 XP_007818517.2), translating to MSSNKVAVLTDKAPKPLPGIYSQAIKANGMVFVSGAVPMDAETGKLIDGDIQAHTHQCIKNLTAILEAAGSSIDKVVKVNVFLSSMDDFAKMNEVYTTYWGDVKPCRTCVAVKTLPLNTDVEIECTALL from the exons ATGTCTTCCAACAAGGTCGCAGTCCTCACCGACAAGGCTCCCAAGCCCCTTCCTGGTATCTACAgccaggccatcaaggccaaTGGCATGGTCTTCGTCTCCGGCGCTGTTCCCATGGACGCTGAGACTGGCAAGTTGATCGACGGCGATATTCAGGCTCACACC CATCAATGCATCAAGAACCTTACTGCCATCCTCGAGGCCGCTGGCTCCAGCATTGACAAGGTTGTCAAGGTCAAcgtcttcctctccagcatggacgactttgccaagatgaACGAGGTCTATACCACCTACTGGGGTGATGTCAAGCCTTGCCGAAC CTGTGTTGCCGTCAAGACTCTGCCCCTCAACACCGACGTCGAGATCGAGTGCACTGCTCTCTTGTAA